The Epinephelus lanceolatus isolate andai-2023 chromosome 11, ASM4190304v1, whole genome shotgun sequence genome window below encodes:
- the zar1l gene encoding protein ZAR1-like yields MEGFLSTFPPYTVCDNPVCAPAPQEDISWVKREGRFMTPQGLNYLELCKAILSQVTPSLPPPLKKANTKECGVQVNAKVDKLVQCSLGPKTLFCVDGEHPKSPKSPELFTPDGKAQHITPPVSNLRFLRPVSIYSPVFDRRIVMNKVCDDGGSEGEGESAEQAQSDKEDEADHSGEDTVKDFKTTFHRSSKGSNFQFLEQRYGFFHCKKCNIRWESAYVWCISGTSKVYYKQLCRKCQVGFNPYRVESILCKGCSQTFCSCEKKQRHINMKRPHRQDLCCRCKGMRLSCDATYSFKYIV; encoded by the exons ATGGAGGGGTTCCTGTCCACGTTTCCACCGTACACTGTCTGCGACAACCCGGTGTGCGCTCCTGCACCTCAGGAGGACATCAGCTGGGTGAAGAGAGAGGGCCGCTTCATGACCCCCCAGGGCCTCAACTACCTGGAGCTCTGCAAGGCCATCCTGTCCCAGGTCACCCCCAGTTTGCCCCCTCCTCTCAAGAAAGCAAACACCAAAGAGTGCGGCGTGCAGGTGAACGCCAAAGTGGATAAACTCGTGCAGTGCTCGCTGGGTCCCAAAACGCTGTTCTGCGTGGACGGTGAACATCCAAAGTCCCCCAAGAGTCCGGAGCTGTTCACACCGGACGGGAAGGCGCAGCACATCACGCCACCGGTGAGCAACCTGCGCTTCCTCAGACCCGTCTCCATCTATTCTCCGGTGTTTGACCGCAGGATCGTGATGAATAAAGTCTGCGATGACGGTGGAagtgaaggagaaggagagtCTGCTGAACAAGCCCAGTCTGACAAGGAGGACGAGGCGGATCACAGTGGAGAGGACACAGTAAAGGACTTCAAGACAACTTTCCACAGGTCCTCAAAGGGGTCCAACTTCCAG TTCCTGGAGCAGAGGTATGGctttttccactgcaaaaagtgTAACATCCGGTGGGAGAGTGCTTATGTGTGGTGCATCTCTGGAACCAGTAAG GTGTACTACAAGCAGCTCTGCCGGAAGTGTCAGGTGGGGTTTAATCCCTACAGAGTGGAGTCCATCCTCTGCAAG ggcTGCTCTCAGACCTTCTGCAGCTGTGAGAAGAAGCAGAGGCACATCAACATGAAGAGGCCTCACCGCCAGGACCTGTGTTGTCGCTGCAAGGGCATGAGGTTGTCCTGTGACGCCACCTACAGCTTTAAATACATTGTCTGA